One genomic segment of Panicum virgatum strain AP13 chromosome 2N, P.virgatum_v5, whole genome shotgun sequence includes these proteins:
- the LOC120662777 gene encoding uncharacterized protein LOC120662777, with translation MGIPRARLRESLFPFYGILPGMKAYPIGNIDLPVTFGSKANFRTETLTFEVVDWKGAYHAILGGPAYAKFMAAYVSSCEYFDLATTAANSAELGQLRAITPGCRPDPGKPSQTSAFVSTNETKPVVVDNVDPSKMVRVGSQLSAK, from the exons ATGGGAATCCCGCGAGCCCGCTTGCGGGAGTCCCTGTTTCCCTTCTACGGCATCCTGCCGGGCATGAAGGCGTATCCGATCGGCAACATcgacttgccggtcacgttcggcagCAAAGCCAACTTCCGCACCGAGACCCTCACGTTTGAGGTGGTGGACTGGAAGGGGGCATACCATGCCATTCTCGGGGGCCCCGCctatgccaagttcatggcg GCCTACGTCAGCAGCTGCGAGTACTTCGACCTCGCCACCACTGCAGCGAACTCGGCTGAGCTTGGCCAGCTTCGCGCCATCACTCCCGGGTGCCGCCCTGACCCTGGCAAGCCCAGCCAGACATCGGCCTTTGTCTCAACCAATGAGACCAAGCCGGTCGTGGTCGACAACGTAGATCCATCCAAGATGGTGCGGGTCGGCTCCCAGCTGTCGGCCAAATAG